The following are from one region of the Corylus avellana chromosome ca1, CavTom2PMs-1.0 genome:
- the LOC132181375 gene encoding protein SGT1 homolog isoform X2 has translation MASSDLEIKAKEAFIDDHFELAVDLYTQAIALNPNHAELYADRAQANLKLDNFTGAVADASRAIELDPSLSKAYFRKGTACIKLEEYQTAKAALETGASLAPGDSRFTNLIKECDQRIEEEAGDIPIHSSEKTTPGNVVPMEVVQPFNELSDQVIVASAKPKYRHEYYQKPEEVVVTIFAKGIPAESVSVEFGEQILSVSISVPGEDAYHFQPRLFGKIIPSKCRYDVLSTKVEIRLAKAESILWKSLEFSKENTVPQKVNASVTGSQRPTYPSSKPKRVDWDKLEAEVKKEFIVDGLKDNITLF, from the exons ATGGCGTCTTCAGATCTCGAAATCAAGGCGAAGGAGGCCTTCATCGACGACCACTTCGAGCTGGCCGTGGATCTCTACACCCAGGCCATCGCTCTCAACCCTAACCACGCCGAGCTCTACGCTGACCGTGCCCAGGCCAACCTCAAACTCGACAATTTCACTG GGGCTGTTGCTGATGCAAGCAGAGCAATTGAGTTGGACCCTTCATTGTCAAAAGCATACTTTCGTAAAGG CACTGCATGCATCAAGCTTGAGGAATATCAGACTGCGAAGGCAGCATTGGAAACAGGTGCATCTTTGGCTCCAGGAGATTCAAGATTCACTAATTTGATTAAAGAATGTGATCAGCGCATTGAAG AGGAAGCTGGTGATATACCAATACACTCATCGGAGAAAACAACCCCAGGAAATGTTGTACCTATGGAAGTTGTTCAGCCTTTCAATGAACTTTCCGATCAGGTGATTGTAGCATCAGCCAAACCAAAATACAG GCATGAATACTACCAGAAGCCAGAGGAAGTGGTTGTAACTATATTTGCAAAGGGCATACCGGCTGAAAGTGTTTCTGTTGAGTTTGGTGAACAAATA CTGAGTGTTAGCATTAGCGTTCCTGGTGAGGATGCATATCATTTTCAACCTCGCTTGTTTGGAAAG ATAATACCTTCCAAGTGCAGATATGATGTTTTGTCTACCAAAGTTGAAATCCGCCTTGCAAAAGCTGAATCAATACTCTGGAAGTCTCTTGAATTCAGCAAAGAAAATACAGTTCCTCAAAAGGTTAATGCCTCAG TTACTGGATCTCAAAGACCTACTTACCCATCCTCAAAACCAAAGAGAGTAGACTGGGACAAGCTCGAAGCTGAAGTGAAGAAGGAG TTCATAGTTGATGGATTGAAGGACAACATCACTCTCTTTTAA
- the LOC132181375 gene encoding protein SGT1 homolog isoform X1: MASSDLEIKAKEAFIDDHFELAVDLYTQAIALNPNHAELYADRAQANLKLDNFTGAVADASRAIELDPSLSKAYFRKGTACIKLEEYQTAKAALETGASLAPGDSRFTNLIKECDQRIEEEAGDIPIHSSEKTTPGNVVPMEVVQPFNELSDQVIVASAKPKYRHEYYQKPEEVVVTIFAKGIPAESVSVEFGEQILSVSISVPGEDAYHFQPRLFGKIIPSKCRYDVLSTKVEIRLAKAESILWKSLEFSKENTVPQKVNASVTGSQRPTYPSSKPKRVDWDKLEAEVKKEEKDEKLDGDAALNKFFQNIYSDADEDTRRAMKKSFVESNGTVLSTNWKEVGSKKVEGSPPDGMEMKKWEI, encoded by the exons ATGGCGTCTTCAGATCTCGAAATCAAGGCGAAGGAGGCCTTCATCGACGACCACTTCGAGCTGGCCGTGGATCTCTACACCCAGGCCATCGCTCTCAACCCTAACCACGCCGAGCTCTACGCTGACCGTGCCCAGGCCAACCTCAAACTCGACAATTTCACTG GGGCTGTTGCTGATGCAAGCAGAGCAATTGAGTTGGACCCTTCATTGTCAAAAGCATACTTTCGTAAAGG CACTGCATGCATCAAGCTTGAGGAATATCAGACTGCGAAGGCAGCATTGGAAACAGGTGCATCTTTGGCTCCAGGAGATTCAAGATTCACTAATTTGATTAAAGAATGTGATCAGCGCATTGAAG AGGAAGCTGGTGATATACCAATACACTCATCGGAGAAAACAACCCCAGGAAATGTTGTACCTATGGAAGTTGTTCAGCCTTTCAATGAACTTTCCGATCAGGTGATTGTAGCATCAGCCAAACCAAAATACAG GCATGAATACTACCAGAAGCCAGAGGAAGTGGTTGTAACTATATTTGCAAAGGGCATACCGGCTGAAAGTGTTTCTGTTGAGTTTGGTGAACAAATA CTGAGTGTTAGCATTAGCGTTCCTGGTGAGGATGCATATCATTTTCAACCTCGCTTGTTTGGAAAG ATAATACCTTCCAAGTGCAGATATGATGTTTTGTCTACCAAAGTTGAAATCCGCCTTGCAAAAGCTGAATCAATACTCTGGAAGTCTCTTGAATTCAGCAAAGAAAATACAGTTCCTCAAAAGGTTAATGCCTCAG TTACTGGATCTCAAAGACCTACTTACCCATCCTCAAAACCAAAGAGAGTAGACTGGGACAAGCTCGAAGCTGAAGTGAAGAAGGAG gAGAAAGATGAAAAGCTTGATGGTGATGCagctttaaacaaatttttccaAAACATATACTCAGATGCTGATGAGGACACCAGAAGGGCCATGAAAAAATCATTT GTTGAGTCAAATGGGACAGTGCTCTCCACAAACTGGAAAGAAGTGGGTTCAAAGAAGGTGGAGGGAAGTCCTCCCGATGGTATGGAGATGAAGAAATGGGAGATCTAA